The Actinomycetes bacterium region GCGAGGGCGGCCAGGGCGGCAGCGCGGGACCCCTCGGTGAGCAGTGCGTACCCGGACAGGTGCAGGTGGTGGCCCGCCACGAACAGCTGCGGGGGCAGGTGCTCCGGGGCCAGGCCCGCGTTCGCCCCGGCGTCGGGGAACATCGACCGCTCGCCGTCCGGGGTGACCACGACCACGCAGGCGCCGGTGGCCCGCTTCGGGTCCAGGCCGACGTGGACGTCGACGCCGAGGTCACGCAGCTCGGCCACGGCCGCGCGACCGAGCAGGTCGTCGCCGGCCCGGCCGACGTAAGCGCCTGGGACGCCGGTGGCGGCCAGCCAGGCCACGGTGTTGGCCGCCGAACCGCCGCCGCTCACCCGGACCCTGGCCCGGGTGTCGTTCCCGCGCGACATCGGGCCGCTGGCCAGCGCGACGACGTCGGTCATCAGGTCGCCGAGAACGAGGATACGCGGCAGCCGCCCGGTCATCTCGCTCACGTCTGCAGCGGGGCCGGCGCGGCGGCCACCGCCACCTGCGCGGCCAGCGCCGCGTTGCGCAG contains the following coding sequences:
- a CDS encoding sugar kinase — encoded protein: MTGRLPRILVLGDLMTDVVALASGPMSRGNDTRARVRVSGGGSAANTVAWLAATGVPGAYVGRAGDDLLGRAAVAELRDLGVDVHVGLDPKRATGACVVVVTPDGERSMFPDAGANAGLAPEHLPPQLFVAGHHLHLSGYALLTEGSRAAALAALALARTAGMTISVDPASVDPLRAVGVERVMGWLDGVDVLLANENEACLLAGLADPLAAGRALTQWFPAVVVKLGGDGAAWCGRDAGAPVVVPAVPVDVVDTTGAGDAFAAGFLPADLAGAAPADALTAGCAIAARVVTRAGARPPTPTALLAQTP